One window from the genome of Anomalospiza imberbis isolate Cuckoo-Finch-1a 21T00152 chromosome 13, ASM3175350v1, whole genome shotgun sequence encodes:
- the RGMA gene encoding repulsive guidance molecule A: MRPSRERIVVKARAGWMGMGRGAGSTALGLFQILPVFLCIFPSVTSPCKILKCNSEFWVATSGSHHLGAEEAPEFCTALRAYAHCTRRTARTCRGDLAYHSAVHGIDDLMVQHNCSKDGPTSQPRLRTLPPGDSQERSDSPEICHYEKSFHKHSATPNYTHCGLFGDPHLRTFTDTFQTCKVQGAWPLIDNNYLNVQVTNTPVLPGSSATATSKLTIIFKSFQECVDQKVYQAEMDELPAAFVDGSKNGGDKHGANSLKITEKVSGQHIEIQAKYIGTTIVVRQVGRYLTFAVRMPEEVVNAVEDRDSQGLYLCLRGCPVNQQIDFQTIRSAQATEGRARRKGPSLPAPPEAFTYETATAKCREKLPVEDLYFQSCVFDLLTTGDVNFMLAAYYAFEDVKMLHSNKDKLHLYERTRVLTPGNTAPTGTHPTLWVALLCLCWLCLL, encoded by the exons TGACATCTCCATGCAAGATCCTCAAGTGCAACTCTGAGTTCTGGGTGGCCACGTCGGGCTCGCACCACCTGGGCGCGGAGGAGGCGCCGGAGTTCTGCACGGCGCTGCGGGCCTACGCGCACTGCACGCGCCGCACCGCCCGCACCTGCAGGGGAGACTTGGCCTACCACTCTGCCGTGCATGGCATAGACGATCTCATGGTGCAGCACAACTGCTCCAAGGATGGCCCCACGTCCCAGCCCCGCCTCCGGACATTGCCCCCCGGGGACAGCCAGGAGCGCTCCGACAGCCCCGAGATCTGCCACTACGAGAAGAGCTTTCACAAGCACTCGGCCACCCCCAACTACACCCACTGCGGGCTCTTTGGGGACCCCCACCTCAGGACTTTCACGGACACTTTCCAGACCTGCAAGGTGCAGGGGGCTTGGCCGCTCATAGACAATAACTACCTGAACGTGCAGGTCACCAACACGCCGGTGCTGCCTGGCTCCTCGGCCACCGCCACCAGCAAG CTCACCATCATCTTCAAGAGCTTCCAGGAGTGTGTGGATCAGAAAGTGTACCAGGCAGAGATGGACGAGCTCCCCGCTGCCTTTGTGGACGGCTCCAAGAATGGAGGGGACAAGCACGGAGCCAACAGCCTGAAGATCACAGAGAAGGTGTCGGGCCAGCACATTGAGATCCAGGCCAAGTACATCGGCACCACCATTGTGGTGAGGCAGGTGGGGCGGTACCTCACCTTCGCCGTGCGCATGCCGGAGGAGGTGGTCAACGCCGTGGAGGACCGGGACAGTCAGGGCCTCTACCTGTGCCTCCGTGGTTGTCCAGTCAACCAACAGATTGACTTCCAGACCATCCGCTCGGCTCAGGCCACGGAGGGTCGTGCCCGTAGGAAGGGGCCCAGCCTGCCCGCCCCCCCCGAGGCCTTCACCTACGAAACGGCCACGGCCAAGTGCAGGGAAAAGCTGCCCGTGGAGGACCTCTACTTCCAGTCCTGTGTCTTTGACCTCCTCACCACGGGGGATGTCAACTTCATGCTGGCTGCTTACTATGCCTTTGAGGACGTGAAGATGCTTCACTCCAACAAAGACAAGCTGCACCTCTATGAAAGGACACGGGTTTTGACCCcaggcaacacagctcccacGGGAACACATCCCACCCTCTGGGTAGCACTGCTCTGTTTGTGTTGGTTGTGCTTGTTATAG